Part of the Betta splendens chromosome 17, fBetSpl5.4, whole genome shotgun sequence genome, CAAGTATTAAAGATGCACAGTAACAGTGGACAAAGGAACGGAAACTGTTTTTAATACGTTAAAAGACCTCAAACCACTTCTCTTCAATCTTCTGATTCTGTGGCTTGACCGTACGTAAGAAGAACGTGGAAGTATTATGTCTCAAAACGGCTGTAAGTCAGACAGATCTTTAGGCATTTGGTTCTGTTTGCCTCATTCCGCAGCATTCCCATCTTGGGACCTGGGGTTTTAGGGATTTTGTGACTCTGTAGATTTACTTGTTTACATGTTCATGGGCATTGTTCTGCTTCATCACCTAACTTCTTCTGAGTTTCAGCTTGCAGATAGGCCCCCTGACATAACCCTACGAGTTGCATTGAGAAATATATTCCCCACAAATGTTTTATCTGTCAACCAGACATTCTTCCAGTGATGTCCCATAATCCCATCTGGACTAGAACCAATGATTCGCCCACGATGTCTTTCCTGGAGAACAGAGGCGTTCACTTCAACAAACATTCTGCATTTACCTAGCTTCTGGAGGGATTCTGGCTGGGTGCCTCTGTTCCTAATCATGTCCAACTGTGAACATCTAAACATGTTAGATGACTCTCAGCTACATGAAAATAAGCAACTTCCTTCTATTcttgtttatttcattcattagaCAAGTTGGTACTGCCATCACTTTGTTTAATTTGTGTGGTTCTAATATTATCTTAAACCCTTCAGATTCAGACGCAGACCCTCTCAGCAGGAAGATGGAAGCTTTAAGAGTGTCCAGTGAAGGTCATCATAGTGACTGGCCTGTAGAGATCATCAGATCAGAAGTACACAGAGACAGATACACAATGAGTCCTAAACCAAGATCTGGACTAGATCAGGACAGGACCCAGGAACCTCATTCAGAACCAGACTACTCTAAGGTGAGGAGGACTGAATTAAATTggaattagattagattagattcagCTGGACTTAGTCCTCCTGTGCCCCTTCAGATGGCAACCCATCTCCCCCCAAATCAGGCTGCCATGTTCCTGTCTCTTATGAGACTGGAGGGTCGAAGTTTCAGTCTCAATGATGCCATGGAGGCGGTCCAACTCAACAGGGATTTTTCATCAGCCCTCAGGTTCCTGTCTCACAATTGTCCCATCTGTCAGGATCAAGTGACCTTCAGCAAGGTGAGGCACCTGACAGCCACAGGTGAGCAGCACCACTGTTGTAAAAGTCCATACTGTGTCAGAATTAACCTTCTATGTCAGCATAATCTGCATAGCAGCTCTGTCACCGGTGCATGAATGGGTGAATGTCATGCAGTGTTGAAGCACTTTAAGTCCATTCACCATTACTGGGTCCAGATATAATTGTTCCATCTGGAACTGGTTGTGGTTCTGTAAAGtagggttctggttctgatcagTGAGACTCTACAACCCCCATTGGTTATGGTTAGAGAGAGGACAGGGACAGGGCGAAGGTTAGCCCCTACATGAAGGTGGGGAGCAAAAAGGCCTTTTCTAACCTGAAATCAACCACGATCATTTTCACACAatctttgcttttgtgttttatgttgtcAGACTgattacatttttattcttttttttatttagaatagGAAAGGATATAACTTTTTTTTGATTCCACAACGGGGAAATTTCTTCAGGCAGCCACGCTAGCAGTGCCATcggacagtggaagcaagtagACTATTGGAAGTCacacatttctttcattttttttcttgtccacCTGTGTCTCTGGCAGATCATTACCATGACCCACTGCTCATGCTTCTTGTGTCAGACCTGCTTCAAGACGTTTTTCTCCGCAGCTATTAAAGAGCGAAGCATTGATCAGCTGGTTTGTCCTCAGTGTGGCAGACCTGAGATCAGAGGTcagggaggagtggaggagttCATGGACTACTTTAATCTGCTGGACACTCAGGTGAGGGTTCAGATGGAGATACTCTGCTCAGGTCTGATCCTCTGTGGCTTTTGGTGGCCATGTGCGAAGATcagtaatgacaataaaattgGCACAGGTTATTACTGTATCCCTTGTCCTAAGTACAGAAGTCCAGACCTGCCTAAGGTGGTGCTCGAAGCTTCACAGAAATGGGATGGTGGTAATGTTGAAGGAAGGCTATATCGATACGGCTCACACTGGTCCCAGCCAATATTAGATATAATCCAGATACCATATGAACACAAACTTGATGCACCGTTGtacctgtttgtgtctgtagaTCCGACACTTCCTGCCTCCTCATCTCCATGAACTCTTCCAGAGGAAGCTCAGGGACAGAGCCCTGCAAGAGATGCCTAACTTCTGCTGGTGCGCTCATGTAAGAAACAGATTGGAAGAAGGTCCCAACCAAATAGAGCAAAGGACCATTAGTCACCTAATGGTCACAGCAACCTTTCTGAAAGTAATCAGCATAACAATGAACTGAGGTTTAGTAGCAGCTGTAGTTTACAATAgtatgtgtatgtttattaAGGCTAGTATTTTGCAAGTCTTCCTGTCTACCCATCTGTGAACTTACCTGCCCTACCCATATTTGGACTGTAGCTTCATACACTGATGGTTTGTGACATTTATTTCCTCTCCACTTTGGAAATTTGTGTTGTTCAGTGTTCGTTTGGGATACTCCATGAAGCGGAGCAGCTGAGGATGGACTGTCCCAGCTGTAAGAAGAGTACTTGCTCTCAGTGTAGATCACCTGtaagacacacatacacacggtTCATAGACTCTGTAAAGAGATCCCAACATAAGACCTCCACATAGtcatgtcacaaaaacattaCACAGCCGTCATTACGGTTCTATTGGTTTTGTACAGCAACCCCAGCATTGCTGCATCCAGTTCTACTCAGGTTGTCACTGAATGTTACACTTTGCTGCCTTATCAGTGTTCTTCATCAATctgaaaatgaacagaaaacacgGTCCACAAGAGATGACTAATATGAAcctctttttgttttgcagtggTCTCCTCAACATCAGGGTCTCACCTGTCAGCAGTTCAAAGTCTGGCAGGACCAGCAGGACCAATATGGCTCTGCGCTGTTGAACTGCAACAGCATTGGTACAAACACTCACCACGGCTAGGAAGTATTGGTTTCAGCTTTTTCAGGCGTGAGAGTATGTGTATGTTCCACTACCAggacagaataaaacaaaacttttaTCAGTCCGCAAGTCCCCAAAATTTCCCCCAaagctggttctggtggagTCTCCTATACTTGATTACCTACAACTCAAACAAACTTACAAAGTTACTGAACTCCGGGTTCCTTCGGGTCCACTGTGACTGGACAGCTTTTCTCACTTCTCACAGAAATAAACTGCAGATTTTTAGATCctcagtggggaaaaaaagctgGATATAGATCGCAACACAGACCTGGGTTCTCTGTTCCCTCGTGTATCTATCTGAAATATTAGTAGAACATAAGAAATAATCAGAACTGGCTCACAGCTAAAAGGAGTTCCTCCAGTAGAAAATGGTTTGTGCTGTTTAGTCTTATCCACCACTGTTAAATGACTGAGATTTtgttggttttcatcagaatgTCCAAACTGTCGGTTCGTCTTCAGTTTGTCCAAAGGAGGTTGTCTGCACTTCACGTGTAGCCAATGTCAGGCCCAGTTTTGTGGCGGCTGCAGCCAGGCCTTCCTCCTGGGAACTGTGAGTGTCAGACTAAGATAAATTGACCTTCTTATGTTCAGCTGGATCGAACTTTTTTCATtgggttgtttttattgtttattaatgAATAAAGACTTTTGTTGAACATTTAGCTTGTTAGTTGAAGGTGGTTCTGATAACTAGAGTCTAACCTCTGGTTTTTTATCAGGCCTGTGATTTCTCTGCCGACTGTGGAACCAAAGGTCTTCATGCCCACCATCCCAGAGACTGCCTGTACCACCTGAGAGACTGGACCGTGTCCCGCCTGCACTTGCTGCTACAGGTGAGAGGCTATAGTCTGGGTATTGGGGGACCTCAGCTGAAAAAGGAATATTTAATTGCCTACAGAAATACTTGTGTAGTTTGGGGTTGTCCCCATGGGATTTCAAGTGAATCTTGGTGTTGGGTTGTTCCATATAAACTCAGGTCAACCTCTCCCAAAAAATAAACCATGGCATATAAtcagtacaaaaaaaaatcatgaaaAGATTAATGTTACACACATGAAAATtatctttacaaaataaaaatacaagacACCTGCATCATCTCTGCTGGGTTCTCACAGTCCCTCAGGTTCTGAGGATCAGATATATTGAGAAAGGTTGATGGATTCTCTACATTACTGTGAGTCTGACATTGACCTGGATCTGATCTATTGTGCTTTAGTATTACAGAGTTTCTCCGTTCTGGTTGGAACCAGCCAGTAATGAGTCATCTGAGACCAGTCGGACAGGTGagatctctctcctcctcaggtgaCTTGTCCTCTTCCTTATTTGACATACTTAAAGATGTTAATTCTCAGGGGCGTGTTTGGTCCTGGAGCTGAGAGACGACGGCAGCAGGTGGGAGGAGCCATGTGGGCGACCAGCACTAACAGAGTACAGAGGATACTGCCAGtaagaccttttttttttttcgtctgaTCCCAGTTTACCTGAACAGGTGTGTTCGGCATagtctccatccatctctgGCAGGTTACATTATAAGGAGCGATTGGTGGAGTTGATCAATCATTGTCATGCCGACCCAGCAGTAATCTTCAGTCTGGTGGAGatgaaagcagagctgcagcgctggcaTGTTGCCGTGCCAACGAGGGAACCGGATGAaccagatgtacagtacagccacCGCCTCCGCCTGGTCTGTcacaccaccatcaccacaatAAGTACCCTAATTGACAATCAGTCGTCAGTCAGAGCTCtttcatttacctttttaatgATGATTCAACCACCTGAGATCACGTACTGTGTACAAAATGAGTGTTTAGTTACATGACAAgtgaaatattttaataatttgtttttgtttcaaaataaattcaattaaaagtaaaattttCCAATTGATTTTCACTTACAGGCCTCAAAGTGTTAACACAAATTTTAAACTGTCCTCTAATGTAATTTCAGCAGTTTATAAAGCCAGATATTAAAAATTTATGTCATACATTTAAAGCTTTATTCAGTTTAAGAGGATTCTTCTGTATTACATCTTTGTATTAAAATCTTTCATCctgtaaaaaaatcaaaatgacTTTAATATATTTTAGCTCCTCACATGTTCATGTTCTCTGTTCGAATAGATAATATGCCTAATATGTTAACAATATCCATAAGCATGGAAGGGGTCACGGCAGAAGGATTTTTTAGGGTTGTAACATCTACATTGATCGATTTTTAGTATGCATATGTCCAGCCAGTGATGGTGCAATATTCTGTTTCCTCAGACCCTGACCAACCGCGTTCCTCTCAGGAAGCAACGGTGCTCACCACTCAAACTCAACCAAGACCTTTGCCTTTTAAAGCCAGCCATGGCCACTAAAGCTCCACCCCCTCAGCTGCTACTGACAGACTGACTCCACCCATTTCTGACATTTTACCCTATCAGCAGACTGTGTAATTATGTTAACTgctaatatttattaaaatgatacCAAGTTTTTCCAAACTGCTGAAATCTACTGGAACTAAGGAACTAGTTTATAAGAGTAGGACTGATTTTACTGATCCGCTTGAATTTAGAACTGGGTTCCACTGTTCTTTCCTGTTTAACATAATTCTGCATTTTAACTGACTGTTAAAAAGTGACATCAGACAAACCCACGTGTTCAAGTCAAACAGTTTATGGCCACCTTTTCAAAGGCTTCAGACTAAAGCAGGTTTTCACTGTTGTGGTGGAGCATCGTCTCTGGGAGGATTGAAAGGTCTGATCTCTTTGACGATTCTCTCTGCGATGGTTCTGTTATTGGCAGCGACGATTCTTCGGGACATCAGGTCTACAGCTCGTCCTGAACATATACAGAGCGTTACCCTCTCATCATCGGGACTATGCtaagatgctgttttttttttttaccatccACATCAGTGAGGATTCCTCCAGCCTCTGAGACTATTATCGAACCGGCAGCAACGTCCCAAACATGGATCCCAATCTCATAATATGCTTCAACACAGCCAGACGCCACCAGACACATGTTAATGGCTGCAGTTCCAGCACTGCGTACACTGGAAACACATACATTTGTCAGTGAGTGGAATGTTGTTGTAGTGCTATGACTGCAATGTAAAAATTGTTACCCATGGACAGGAATGCACAGTATGTCCCTTAGGCTGGAGAAAATGTAGTCAACAGCTTCGGGGTCTCTGCTGGATCCAAACTCTGTGGCGATGATGGACTGCTTGATGTCTGACAGGATGAAACATCTCTGTCAGAGGTCAAATCCTGCTCTGTGTATCAGGTATCAGTGACTCATGTCTCACCGTTCTGAGCAGACACCTGCAGTGGGGTTCCGTTACAGAAGGCTCCTTTTCCACGTCTGGCTGTGAACATCTTGTCTTCAAGGCAACTGTAGACGACACCAAACTCCATCTGCAGGACAGAGTGATAGGTCAGTGTATGGGCCAGAAGCACATGACTTTGATTTGTACTCAAAGTATGTAAATTCGTGTGGTTCTTGTCCGGGATGCTCTGCTTGTTCTGTCAGAACAGAGGattcaaaacaggaaaacattttcctgttttgaaGTCAAAGGTAATACTGCTTTTTTACTTTTGGCTTTTCCCATTAGGAATTCAGACAGCAAATGATACACACAGGTGTTTTGGCAAGTTTTGCTGTCCGATCCTGTCGCAACCCCACTATTTATCTGTGCTAGGGACCAGCATAGAAGTTACTGGCTTTCAACCCCTTTGGCTAAATTTAAACCCACGACCTTGGAATTCTAAGCGTAATGCTCTGCAACCGCACCAAACGGCCAGGGCAAAGGTATTCTTATTAGATTAGGCAATATAAATTTCGCATATGCAATGGTAAAAGCAGTTGGCTGGCTCATGGTATGTTATGTAGACTATGGTCCCTACTGTATCCAACTGAACCCTCTTGTGATTGGATGAGAGACCTGGACAGGTAACCTGTCCATCAAAGCAGTCACATTTACACCAAACCTGGAGTACGCAGAGAGAATCATTTGGTTAAAAACTATAATTGATAAGCTCAGTTTCAGAACAGTTACGTcaggagaactttgaccatgctaacaaatgtaaATTCTTAACCAACTAAGAAAcaataaggaaaaaaaacatccattcAATAAAGAAGAAAGGTAACCCTATGCGCTAGTGTTAAATAAACATGACCTTTAAAGATTTTATAGAGTTatacaaaaaaatctaaaaataatcTGTAAAGCACtagctagaagattagaaaaattgacagctcagcaaacgccgaaGTCAGAACAAATATCCAGACCTCCCCAAGGTTTAGAGtgcatagagggaccagacaAGGCTGCCCACTCTCGCCATTAATATTTGCGATATTTACTAAAACACTATCTTCAGCAAttagacagcatgaaggaattaccgGAATATCGACAAAATTAGTTAATCATAATCCTGTATTATTCTTATACTATATAAAGCCACATAGGTCTCcccctacaactatcagcctcagaTAAATTCTCAGCACTTTTAGAATATTCTATAAATTGAAAAAATCTAACATTACGACTATCACACTGTTCAATAATCCAAACGCTGCagtggcctagaactacctaacttccaccactattttcttgccaacacACTGAACCATGTctacaaatggataaaacccagtcCAACAGACTCCTCATGGTTAGGCATTGAACAAATATTTTGTGGGAACATTAATGTTGCAGAtttaccatttatcagcaccaaaatcaaataCCATAGTTGTTAGCAGGGTATTTGTATAAGAGCATCTTTGGCAGGCTgctgggattttcttaaaatgacTGTATCTTCACTTATTCTTCGTCAAAACACATCTCTCTGGACTGAAATATGTTTCTCAAGATACAATTTTACCTCTCGAAGAATTTGTGTCCCgatatgaaatcactagtgccaaatTCTTAGAATATCAGCagctaaagtcaatacttaatgcaagaACTAAAAATACACCTTATACAAATACACCTTATATACTATCTTTATTTTAATATCCAAAAATTATGACAATAAGCCTCCTGATctcaaaacaggaagctgattTGGACATCACTACTAGTCATGTTTTCTGGATAAATATCTTCTAATTTATgccaaatgacaaaaaatacatatCTACTATTAATACAATAtgaaattcttcatagaacacacTACAAAGgaccaaatgggtctcacaaacacaaccctcattgtacagataacaaaGCAGACTGATTCCTGTATGCGTTCTGGTCATGTTCGATTGCGTCTATCCACCAGGATATACCTGTACAGCCAAGACATCCGAATATCATTTGGACTGGATAAGTGTGGTCGGATAGTAGCAAGGAGTTCTGTCCAGAggagtgcagtcctaggaacggctaagatactgcgcaggaccctcaagctcccaggcctctaAGAACCTGAGGTTGTAGGAGTAAGACCGCTCCAAGGAAAAGTGTGCGGAATTAAAAGTATATATATTACTTGTCCATCAAAATATGACATGCAGCTTAATACATGCTGCCTATTGaactgaaggggaaaaaaagaaaacctttgCAGAGAAAGTAAACTGCTTCAAAATTAAATGTTCTTAATTTAGCAAggttttccctttttaaatggacacagaaccacagaccatTTTGCTTAGTGGAGACAGCATACAGTATTTGGTGAATCTGGCTCTGACCTGTTTGTTCACTGAAAATCCAAtggaaacagcaacaaaaggGAATCTGTCAAAAAGATGTAAATTATTCACAGTCTAACAGTTATTAGGATAATGTGAAGAGGAATATTTTCAACACTGTAAAGTTGGACAAATAATCACCAATGTaaagtgtatttaaaaaaactcaCGCATGAACAAAGTTGGTGGTTCCATCAATGGGGTCAATGATCCAGGTAGGAGCGTCGGTGAGATCACAagcttcacctgcagccacCGACTCCTCCCCTATAAACCTGGTGGCCCATGACATCACCAATAAAACTCCAGTGTCATcacctggtgctgctcagtgacttCTGTCTTATTTTTTTAAACCGACCTCAGAACTGCTGCAATTTGTGGCTGTATAAATAAATTTCATTTGCAACACCAACATTTTTTATGTAATGTGCAGCAAACAATAAGGTTTCTGTTTGGAGAGGAATTAATACCTGTGGGTGGGAAATTTCTGCTTCACTGATTGGATGATGAGATTTTCCACCTTTTGGTCCGTTTGCGTCACAAGATCAACCGTTGAGCTCTTTGTCATTACTGTCCTGTCATattgcagagcttcatgtaccACCTGATTAAGACAGATTAACACTCCTCAAGACACCTGATCAACAGAAACCTGGATCCACACAGGAAAACAGGTATAAGCAGTAAAAGACAGGggcctggggtcaaaggtcatcagaGATCAGAGCCACAGGTGAAAGTGGCTCTGATCTCTGAAAGTGAAGTGAATGGCTTTGAACTGAACAAGTGGTTCATAAACTTGGTCTTTACCAGTTGTATTGGTTCTGATGTTGAACTGAGCCAAACCACTGACATAACAGAAAATAACCTGTAACGTACACCTCCAGCTTGTCGTGCGATGGCTACAGCGTGGTCCAATGCAACCTGCCAGATGTCCGCCATGTTGGTGAATCAACTCCTGACGAAGAAAGAAATGCAACACGAAAACCTTTAAGTACGAGTTTGGTTCTGCTCATCAGATCCGGATATGACGTAGCGGGGGCTATCTAAGAATGGCAGGCTACGACAGTTATATTCAACTTAcactctttttatttttggcttTTCGAAAAACGGCACAACTAATTAGTAAACAGAATTTCTAAAATTCAACCAGAGCCACGTCTCCCCCTtcactgtgatgtcatcactaacagttgtttttctctcatttcatttcaagaTTTTCTTTATTAACCAGTGGCGACTCCAACATGTTTCTATAATAGATTTTacaattttttaatttatcttATGGGTCCTGTATGTCTACAACCAAATAAATAGTAGTGACTAATTATAAACTTAACCTCTTTTTTGATCACATCCTGTATTTTCCATTTAAAATCGATTCCATTTCCATTTAAAATACCATTAAACCGATAAAGAGCACCGGCTCCTAAGTCATAGATTTGACCGACAAAAGTCCTAAATATTTTGATAGATATTACCAATTGATGCGTTATACATTAGCCGTACTATCTGCCCGCATGTGACAACTTTTGAGTTGGTCGTCTGTTAAAATGTGTATAATTACCAATTTAggtttaattaaataatcaAACCTTTAATCAGTAGATCTTTGGATGGAGTTTGGTGTAATAGATGTCATACGTTTTTCATCAGTTCAGATTTCCCCAACAGTTTAAAAGCAGGGAAAATGAGGAaactcgttttctcgttttttcTTCAAACCGAAAACAAGGGAGAcaactttaaattaatttcattgtctggttttaaaaaaaaaaattctcatctggtttattgttttttttaacacagtgctTTGATCAAATTCCGTTTGTTGCTAATataaagagaaacgagaaaaacTTCGTGTTTTGTACTTTATCTTCATGACAACTTAACCAGAAGACATCTAGATTCCATTCGATATCACttggaaaagaaaaatataaaccCATTACTTCATTGGCACTGACTTGCCGTTGTTGTACTCCGTTTCAAAATAGAagtctcgtttttttttttatgtcggGCATGTGGAGTCTACCGTGTTCATAACAAACCTTATGGTGTACTATGATTGGTGAAATGGGTGAAACAGCTTTTAGAACTTAAAGCATTAATGTACTTCTGTCTTCTGGTGAATCTGTTAGAATGTGTCTCCTGATATAATATGAAtgtactggacttactgggagcagtggtcctgactactttctCAGATGCTGTTACCggtgtgttcagacacattaacagctcctccagttctaaaactgtcagaccttgttcataaacataGGTCTGCACATTAAACTATCCATTTATGTGTttatatgcacagctgtatccaTCTGATTAAGGTGGAAGACACCGATGTTAAGGTGGGAGAACAGGTTGAAACATAGACCGGGTCAGCCCACGGGTCAACAGAAGAAGTACGGTATACTGCATACATGGGGCCTCCATGATGCCTaaatgaaagtaagaaaagaaaaagtaaatgcTGTACTAATCTGTGTACACAATATGATTGATTTCACAGAGGTCAATCTGCTTGGCTATTAACAGTAGACAGTCCCTCGATGATTAGCTATTCTAAAACACATTACTGCATTTTGTATATTTTGGGGAAACAGTCGATTGCTACAGTATTGGTTAAATTTTTTTTCCTTGTCAAGGCGGTGACACCTCTGTTCAGGGAGTGAAGGATGTAGCGAGGCACATTCAGAACTTATCAGATGCCTTCTGGGTCTGGGGAAGTCAAAGATGCCTTCacatgtttagtttagttttactgCTGCTTCCCCATGAAAACTGATGCTTTGTGTTGCATATGAATTTACAACTTAAACAATTAGtaacaaaaattattattaacaagTTTAAGCATACTGACCTCAGTGAAATCAATCACAATCACTGACTCCACCAGTTACACCACACAGGgtagtacagtatttacctttttcttttcttactttcacttTGGTTTCATAGACGGCTCCATGTGTGCAGCACGCTGCAGGAGTCTTGTTTGGTACAAAGTGAGCATTGAGCTGTGGCAAAATGGGTCAATGCTGTGCctgaaatggatggaggagcctgtgtacaCTGGAGGTTTTGTCTGAGTTGTTTGAGTGATTATGAAAAAAACTGCcactttgtttattgtttgactTCTCCTGTTTTTGCAAtttgtaagttagtgttttattgtcatgcAGTACCATCATCTGTTgtattcagaaaaaataaaaaggctgtTGTTTGGAACTGTGTATTTCATGGCTCGCAATGCTGTACATCTAATAGACTCAAAGGACCCATaccaccatcagcctctctcCCAGTGCTCTACTCCACTAAGGTGTTCTATTATTTGGACCATGTTCATCAGACCACAACAGCCAAATGACAACATTCCCATGGTTTAGTTTGTTTACgcattatttcattcattactGCATTTATTATATTCTTTGCCTCATACAGTGCAAGCCAGATGAGGTATTAATGACGCACAGTGCTTGTTTGTAATGACAGCCAGGCTGTAGTAAGTAAAGGAAGCATGCGCAGATGGTGAGAAGTGTGAATAACTATACTTCAGGTGAAGCTACACAAAGGTCAGTAAGTGTTTGGACGATGTGTAAAAACTTAACACCTAATAAAATGGCTGTTAGGGTTGTGAATGTGGTAAAAGGTCACTACAATATTTGACCTTGTGACTACTGTACAGTTATGTGCACTGCACACTACACTTACAGAAGTTATAAAAGACCATTCAGGGATCATCCCCCAAATTATATTACTTTGAAGACTGTAGAATACATACATAATTGAAGAATAACATTTGGTGCATCCACAGAAGAGAGTCAGAACTTATTCTCCTCTCTGACAAACACAAGTTTGGGTCCTacttcttctattgacccctgtggtctgaccgGGTGACAGTCTGTTTCAACCTTAGCATCTGTGTCTTCCATCTTAATCAGAtggatacagctgtgcatataaACAAATTGTATACACAAATGTATAGTTTAATGTTCAAAACTAAAAAACTGTTTATAAACAAGGTCTGCCAATTGTAGAAATGGAGGAGCTggtaatgtgtctgaacacaccaGTAATACAATTCGTGGTTGTTTGGGTCAGCTGCCGTAAGATAGGTAGGTAGtaaggaccacagctcccagtatgTCCAGTACGTTCACCCCCCCACCCTGTAAGGTTTGTTCTGATGGTACACGCGTTAAATGCCACACGCGCGGC contains:
- the si:dkey-181m9.8 gene encoding E3 ubiquitin-protein ligase RNF31 isoform X2; translated protein: MPRVGREQELRILTECQYSHPAETLSDLQQVQSRFSDLRLYVNFYCFPNKEKRRLVYLAGTIPVRYEGLEYNIPVCIWLHETHPVSRPRCCVCPSISMVINPSCPCVDSAGNISLSGLSNWTNGVSTLSLLISEMRQAFQKDTPLYARCCVQASAAVQVSQLATGGSLHLPSSSSSSGTYHHLSAASQWEQSSQGNVRRSYTEDLLGIDFSAPPSSTHSNPFLISSYSDSDADPLSRKMEALRVSSEGHHSDWPVEIIRSEVHRDRYTMSPKPRSGLDQDRTQEPHSEPDYSKAAMFLSLMRLEGRSFSLNDAMEAVQLNRDFSSALRFLSHNCPICQDQVTFSKIITMTHCSCFLCQTCFKTFFSAAIKERSIDQLVCPQCGRPEIRGQGGVEEFMDYFNLLDTQIRHFLPPHLHELFQRKLRDRALQEMPNFCWCAHCSFGILHEAEQLRMDCPSCKKSTCSQCRSPWSPQHQGLTCQQFKVWQDQQDQYGSALLNCNSIECPNCRFVFSLSKGGCLHFTCSQCQAQFCGGCSQAFLLGTACDFSADCGTKGLHAHHPRDCLYHLRDWTVSRLHLLLQYYRVSPFWLEPASNESSETSRTGACLVLELRDDGSRWEEPCGRPALTEYRGYCQLHYKERLVELINHCHADPAVIFSLVEMKAELQRWHVAVPTREPDEPDVQYSHRLRLTLTNRVPLRKQRCSPLKLNQDLCLLKPAMATKAPPPQLLLTD
- the si:dkey-181m9.8 gene encoding E3 ubiquitin-protein ligase RNF31 isoform X1, yielding MPRVGREQELRILTECQYSHPAETLSDLQQVQSRFSDLRLYVNFYCFPNKEKRRLVYLAGTIPVRYEGLEYNIPVCIWLHETHPVSRPRCCVCPSISMVINPSCPCVDSAGNISLSGLSNWTNGVSTLSLLISEMRQAFQKDTPLYARCCVQASAAVQVSQLATGGSLHLPSSSSSSGTYHHLSAASQWEQSSQGNVRRSYTEDLLGIDFSAPPSSTHSNPFLISSYSDSDADPLSRKMEALRVSSEGHHSDWPVEIIRSEVHRDRYTMSPKPRSGLDQDRTQEPHSEPDYSKMATHLPPNQAAMFLSLMRLEGRSFSLNDAMEAVQLNRDFSSALRFLSHNCPICQDQVTFSKIITMTHCSCFLCQTCFKTFFSAAIKERSIDQLVCPQCGRPEIRGQGGVEEFMDYFNLLDTQIRHFLPPHLHELFQRKLRDRALQEMPNFCWCAHCSFGILHEAEQLRMDCPSCKKSTCSQCRSPWSPQHQGLTCQQFKVWQDQQDQYGSALLNCNSIECPNCRFVFSLSKGGCLHFTCSQCQAQFCGGCSQAFLLGTACDFSADCGTKGLHAHHPRDCLYHLRDWTVSRLHLLLQYYRVSPFWLEPASNESSETSRTGACLVLELRDDGSRWEEPCGRPALTEYRGYCQLHYKERLVELINHCHADPAVIFSLVEMKAELQRWHVAVPTREPDEPDVQYSHRLRLTLTNRVPLRKQRCSPLKLNQDLCLLKPAMATKAPPPQLLLTD
- the si:dkey-181m9.8 gene encoding E3 ubiquitin-protein ligase RNF31 isoform X3 gives rise to the protein MPRVGREQELRILTECQYSHPAETLSDLQQVQSRFSDLRLYVNFYCFPNKEKRRLVYLAGTIPVRYEGLEYNIPVCIWLHETHPVSRPRCCVCPSISMVINPSCPCVDSAGNISLSGLSNWTNGVSTLSLLISEMRQAFQKDTPLYARCCVQASAAVQVSQLATGGSLHLPSSSSSSGTYHHLSAASQWEQSSQGNVRRSYTEDLLGIDFSAPPSSTHSNPFLISSYSDSDADPLSRKMEALRVSSEGHHSDWPVEIIRSEVHRDRYTMSPKPRSGLDQDRTQEPHSEPDYSKMATHLPPNQAAMFLSLMRLEGRSFSLNDAMEAVQLNRDFSSALRFLSHNCPICQDQVTFSKIITMTHCSCFLCQTCFKTFFSAAIKERSIDQLVCPQCGRPEIRGQGGVEEFMDYFNLLDTQIRHFLPPHLHELFQRKLRDRALQEMPNFCWCAHCSFGILHEAEQLRMDCPSCKKSTCSQCRSPWSPQHQGLTCQQFKVWQDQQDQYGSALLNCNSIECPNCRFVFSLSKGGCLHFTCSQCQAQFCGGCSQAFLLGTACDFSADCGTKGLHAHHPRDCLYHLRDWTVSRLHLLLQYYRVSPFWLEPASNESSETSRTGACLVLELRDDGSRWEEPCGRPALTEYRGYCQLHYKERLVELINHCHADPAVIFSLVEMKAELQRWHVAVPTREPDEPDTLTNRVPLRKQRCSPLKLNQDLCLLKPAMATKAPPPQLLLTD